The following proteins come from a genomic window of Pseudomonas cichorii:
- a CDS encoding DUF72 domain-containing protein has translation MPSLPYYLGCPSWSESAWRESFYPEDARPTDFLRLYAQVFNVVEGNTTFYARPAPATVQRWAEVLPQDFRFTAKFPRDISHDGDLRLQLDAAEAFVKLLAPLGERVSPFWLQLPASFSPHRLAELAGFLDELKVPLAVEVRHMAFFEKGDEERMLNRMLLDRGVERICLDSRALFSCVSTDPAVLHAQSKKPKVPTRPAALTHSPQVRFIGRPVLEDNDPFLTQWVEKVAVWIEEGRTPYVFLHTPDNLKAPDLAQRFHGFLMARLPGLPPLPELDRGPQVEQLGLL, from the coding sequence GTGCCCAGCCTGCCTTACTACCTGGGATGTCCGTCATGGAGCGAAAGCGCATGGCGTGAGTCGTTTTACCCCGAAGATGCCCGTCCCACCGACTTTCTGCGTCTCTACGCCCAGGTCTTCAATGTCGTTGAAGGCAATACCACGTTCTATGCACGTCCCGCACCCGCCACTGTCCAGCGCTGGGCTGAAGTCCTGCCACAGGATTTTCGTTTCACGGCCAAGTTTCCCCGGGACATCAGCCATGACGGCGACCTGCGCCTGCAACTGGATGCCGCTGAAGCCTTTGTAAAACTGCTGGCCCCTCTTGGCGAGCGTGTTTCACCGTTCTGGCTGCAACTGCCAGCCAGTTTCTCGCCTCATCGTCTGGCGGAGCTGGCGGGTTTTCTCGATGAGCTCAAGGTGCCTCTGGCGGTTGAGGTGCGGCACATGGCCTTTTTCGAGAAGGGCGACGAAGAGCGCATGCTCAACCGAATGCTGCTGGACCGAGGCGTGGAGCGGATCTGCCTGGATTCCCGGGCACTGTTCAGTTGTGTCTCCACGGATCCGGCAGTGCTGCATGCCCAGTCCAAGAAGCCCAAGGTGCCCACGCGCCCGGCGGCCTTGACCCATTCGCCGCAGGTTCGCTTCATTGGCCGCCCGGTGCTGGAGGACAATGACCCGTTCCTGACTCAATGGGTCGAGAAGGTCGCCGTCTGGATCGAGGAAGGGCGCACTCCCTACGTGTTTCTGCACACCCCGGACAACCTTAAGGCGCCTGACCTGGCTCAGCGTTTTCATGGCTTCCTGATGGCGCGCCTGCCGGGGCTGCCGCCATTGCCCGAGCTGGATCGTGGCCCGCAAGTGGAGCAACTGGGCTTGCTCTGA
- the tsaB gene encoding tRNA (adenosine(37)-N6)-threonylcarbamoyltransferase complex dimerization subunit type 1 TsaB gives MTTLLALDTATEACSVALLHDGKVLSHYEVIPRLHAQRLLPMIKDLLAEAGIAMSALDAIAFGRGPGAFTGVRIAIGVVQGLAFALERPVLPVSNLAVLAQRACREYGAQQVASAIDARMDEVYWGCYRETAGEMRLVGNEAVLPPEQVALPVDADGQWFGAGTGWGYAERIPVSLVGQDASMLPHAQDLLTLATFAWNRGESIPADDAQPVYLRDKVATPKGPQVK, from the coding sequence ATGACCACCTTGCTGGCCCTGGACACCGCCACTGAAGCCTGCTCGGTCGCTTTGCTGCATGACGGCAAGGTACTGAGCCACTATGAGGTGATCCCGCGTCTGCATGCCCAGCGCCTGCTGCCCATGATCAAGGATCTGCTGGCCGAGGCGGGCATTGCAATGTCGGCGCTGGATGCCATCGCCTTCGGGCGGGGGCCGGGCGCTTTCACCGGCGTGCGTATCGCCATCGGCGTGGTTCAGGGGCTGGCCTTCGCGCTGGAGCGTCCGGTGCTGCCGGTCTCGAACCTGGCGGTGCTGGCGCAGCGTGCCTGCCGCGAGTACGGCGCCCAGCAGGTCGCTTCGGCCATTGATGCCCGGATGGATGAAGTCTATTGGGGTTGCTATCGCGAAACTGCCGGTGAGATGCGTCTGGTCGGCAACGAAGCGGTCTTGCCGCCCGAACAGGTTGCCTTGCCTGTCGATGCCGACGGTCAATGGTTCGGTGCCGGTACCGGCTGGGGGTATGCCGAGCGTATTCCGGTTTCGCTGGTCGGTCAGGACGCGAGCATGTTGCCCCATGCCCAGGATCTGCTGACCCTGGCGACGTTTGCCTGGAACCGTGGCGAGTCGATTCCGGCAGATGATGCCCAGCCGGTCTATCTGCGCGACAAGGTGGCTACGCCCAAGGGGCCTCAAGTCAAGTAA
- a CDS encoding OmpA family protein: MRKQLMIPALLAMSVALAACATKPNPNLEQARTNFSALQSNPQATKVAALETKDASDWLDKADKAFRDKEDEKRVDQLAYLTNQRVELAKETINLRTSEAALQNASAERAKARLDARDAQIAQLKNSLNAKQTERGTLVTFGDVLFDLNRADLKPGAQGNIAKLAQFLQENPDRKVIVEGYTDSTGSASYNQSLSESRANSVRAALVRVGVDPARIVATGYGKEYPVADNTSNSGRAMNRRVEVTISNDNQPVAPRSSLR, from the coding sequence ATGCGCAAACAATTGATGATCCCTGCCCTGCTGGCCATGAGCGTAGCCCTGGCGGCCTGTGCCACTAAACCGAACCCGAATCTGGAACAGGCGCGGACCAACTTCTCCGCCCTGCAAAGCAACCCGCAGGCTACCAAAGTTGCCGCCCTTGAAACCAAGGACGCCAGCGACTGGCTGGACAAGGCTGACAAGGCCTTCCGCGACAAGGAAGACGAGAAAAGAGTCGACCAGTTGGCTTACCTGACCAACCAGCGCGTTGAACTGGCCAAAGAGACCATCAACCTGCGCACTTCCGAAGCGGCCCTGCAAAACGCCTCGGCAGAACGCGCCAAGGCCCGACTGGACGCTCGCGACGCACAAATCGCCCAGCTCAAGAACAGCCTGAACGCCAAACAGACCGAACGCGGCACCTTGGTGACCTTCGGTGACGTGCTGTTCGACCTGAACCGTGCCGACCTGAAGCCGGGCGCACAGGGCAACATCGCCAAACTTGCGCAGTTCCTGCAGGAAAACCCTGATCGCAAAGTGATCGTCGAAGGCTATACCGATAGCACCGGCTCCGCTTCCTACAACCAGTCGCTGTCCGAAAGCCGTGCCAACTCGGTGCGTGCTGCTCTGGTCCGCGTGGGTGTAGACCCGGCCCGCATTGTGGCAACCGGCTATGGCAAGGAATACCCGGTCGCTGATAACACCAGCAACTCGGGCCGCGCCATGAACCGTCGTGTGGAAGTGACCATTTCCAACGACAACCAGCCAGTGGCACCGCGCTCTTCGCTGCGTTGA
- a CDS encoding isocitrate lyase/PEP mutase family protein, with protein MDSRQLHRAHTFKALHERDSAFVIPNPWDAGSAKLLASLGFEALATTSAGFAFSLGRADAEGAISRDETLENVADIVAATDLPVAADLENCFADSPEDCAETLLKAAATGIVGGSIEDASGDAGQPIYDFELSVERVRAAAAAVKGLPFPFLLTARAENLLHGRLDFADTLRRLEAYAEAGADVLYAPGLRTREEVIAVVRAVAPRPVNVLMGLGGVTLSVAELSECGVKRISVGSSMARAAWGALYRAAEEVRTQGTFSYADQALPFHRLNTLFKS; from the coding sequence ATGGACTCTCGACAACTGCACCGGGCACACACCTTCAAGGCCTTGCATGAGCGCGACAGCGCCTTTGTAATTCCCAACCCATGGGATGCAGGTTCGGCAAAGTTGCTGGCCTCGCTGGGCTTCGAGGCTTTGGCGACCACCAGTGCCGGTTTTGCCTTCAGCCTTGGGCGAGCCGATGCCGAAGGTGCAATCAGTCGCGATGAAACCCTGGAAAATGTCGCTGACATCGTCGCTGCAACGGACCTGCCCGTGGCGGCTGATCTGGAAAACTGCTTCGCCGACAGTCCCGAAGATTGTGCCGAAACCTTGTTGAAGGCTGCCGCGACCGGGATTGTCGGTGGCTCCATCGAGGATGCCAGTGGCGATGCGGGACAACCCATCTACGATTTCGAGCTGTCTGTCGAGCGGGTGAGGGCGGCGGCTGCGGCGGTGAAGGGGCTGCCATTTCCGTTCCTGCTGACGGCGCGTGCCGAGAACCTGCTGCACGGCCGACTGGATTTTGCCGACACCCTGCGTCGCCTTGAAGCCTACGCCGAAGCCGGTGCTGACGTACTGTATGCGCCGGGGTTGCGGACCCGTGAGGAAGTCATCGCCGTGGTTCGTGCTGTCGCACCCCGGCCAGTGAATGTGCTGATGGGGCTTGGCGGCGTAACCTTGTCGGTCGCTGAGCTGAGCGAGTGTGGCGTCAAGCGCATCAGCGTGGGTTCTTCCATGGCGCGAGCGGCCTGGGGCGCGCTTTATCGGGCGGCCGAAGAGGTTCGCACCCAAGGCACCTTCAGCTACGCCGATCAGGCATTGCCGTTCCATCGGCTCAATACTCTGTTCAAAAGCTGA
- a CDS encoding efflux RND transporter periplasmic adaptor subunit, whose translation MFRDALSLVVPVCLLSLLTACSQEVAAPVVVRPAMVAQPLLSSQSVDSYPGEVRARFEPELAFRIGGKVSKRLVEVGQRVKADQPLAELDAEDVRLQLEATRAQVAAAEANLNLVRSERDRYKTLLDRQMVSRSQYDNAENLYRSGEARLKQIKAELTVADNQTRYTVLRASQDGVIAGRSVEVGQVVAAGQTVFTLAADGEREVLISLPEQNFARFKVGQPVSVELWTVRDQRFAGRIRELSPAADPRSRTFAARIAFATGQVPVELGQSARVFIAAEHAVPLSVPLSAVSSENGASYVWRVSPDGILKRAPVQLGAYGQESVPVLEGLKETDWIVAAGVHVLREGERIRPVDRSNRAVKMAAGE comes from the coding sequence ATGTTCCGCGATGCTTTGTCTCTCGTCGTGCCGGTTTGTCTGCTGTCATTGCTCACAGCCTGCAGTCAGGAAGTGGCTGCGCCTGTAGTGGTGCGCCCGGCCATGGTGGCCCAGCCACTGCTTTCCTCCCAATCGGTGGACAGTTATCCCGGCGAAGTGCGGGCTCGTTTTGAACCTGAGCTGGCATTCCGCATCGGCGGCAAGGTCAGCAAGCGTCTGGTGGAAGTGGGGCAAAGGGTTAAGGCCGATCAGCCGCTGGCTGAGCTGGATGCCGAGGACGTGCGCCTGCAACTGGAAGCGACCCGCGCCCAGGTCGCTGCCGCAGAAGCCAACCTGAATCTGGTGCGCTCCGAGCGTGATCGCTACAAGACCCTGCTGGATCGCCAGATGGTCAGCCGCTCGCAATATGACAACGCGGAAAACCTCTATCGCTCCGGCGAAGCCCGGCTCAAGCAGATCAAGGCCGAGTTGACCGTCGCCGACAACCAGACCCGCTACACCGTTTTGCGTGCTTCCCAGGATGGCGTCATCGCCGGGCGTTCGGTGGAAGTCGGGCAAGTGGTTGCGGCCGGCCAGACGGTTTTTACCCTGGCGGCAGATGGCGAGCGTGAAGTGTTGATCAGCCTGCCGGAACAGAATTTTGCCCGCTTCAAGGTGGGTCAGCCGGTGTCCGTCGAGCTGTGGACCGTGCGCGATCAGCGTTTTGCCGGTCGTATCCGTGAGCTGTCACCGGCTGCCGATCCGCGTTCTCGTACCTTCGCTGCGCGCATTGCCTTTGCCACCGGGCAGGTTCCGGTCGAACTGGGGCAGAGCGCCCGGGTGTTTATCGCGGCAGAGCATGCGGTTCCGCTGTCCGTCCCACTCTCGGCGGTCAGCTCGGAAAATGGCGCCAGCTACGTCTGGCGGGTCAGCCCTGACGGCATTCTCAAGCGTGCTCCCGTGCAGCTTGGGGCATACGGGCAGGAATCGGTGCCGGTACTCGAAGGCCTGAAAGAAACCGACTGGATCGTCGCCGCTGGCGTGCATGTGTTGCGCGAAGGCGAACGGATCCGCCCGGTGGACCGCAGCAATCGTGCGGTAAAAATGGCGGCCGGGGAGTAG
- a CDS encoding TetR/AcrR family transcriptional regulator, producing the protein MPNTSLTSGPGRPKDPEKRKAILEAAKDLFVRHGYGNTSMDSIAAEAGVSKLTVYSHFTDKETLFSAAVVARCEEQMPALFVHLGSDLPVETVLLNVARAFHTLINSPESLELNRLMVNLGTQDPKLSMIFFEAGPQRILNEMERLLIQIDKAGELRIESPKTAAEHFLTMVKGLFHFRLLVGCAGMPDAEKAEQHVREVVALFMRAYGV; encoded by the coding sequence ATGCCAAACACTTCGTTGACCTCAGGTCCGGGTCGCCCAAAGGATCCGGAAAAGCGCAAAGCCATTCTCGAAGCCGCGAAAGACCTTTTCGTGCGTCACGGTTATGGCAACACCAGCATGGACAGCATCGCCGCCGAAGCAGGCGTCTCCAAACTCACGGTCTACAGCCACTTCACCGACAAGGAAACGCTGTTCTCTGCCGCGGTAGTCGCCCGTTGCGAAGAGCAGATGCCTGCCCTGTTCGTGCATCTGGGCAGTGATCTGCCGGTTGAGACAGTGCTGTTGAATGTCGCTCGCGCCTTCCACACGCTGATCAACAGCCCCGAATCCCTGGAGCTGAACCGGTTGATGGTCAACCTGGGCACCCAGGACCCGAAACTGTCGATGATCTTTTTCGAGGCCGGCCCGCAACGCATTCTCAACGAGATGGAACGCCTGCTGATCCAGATCGACAAGGCAGGCGAGCTGCGTATCGAATCCCCGAAAACCGCCGCCGAGCACTTCCTGACCATGGTCAAAGGACTCTTCCACTTCCGTCTTCTGGTGGGCTGCGCAGGGATGCCCGACGCAGAAAAGGCCGAGCAGCATGTCCGGGAAGTGGTGGCATTGTTTATGCGGGCTTATGGGGTTTAG
- a CDS encoding DUF4398 domain-containing protein, with translation MELITMNTLTAKSKFKSLRVLKLAALALGSTFILAGCAGNPPTEQYAVTQSAVNSAVSAGGTEYAAVETKAAQDKLKQADLAMQEHKYDEARRLAEQAEWDARVAERKSQAAKAEKAVQDARQGVEELREEGLRQVQ, from the coding sequence ATGGAGTTGATCACCATGAACACCCTTACTGCCAAATCCAAGTTCAAAAGCCTGCGCGTGTTGAAACTGGCTGCGCTGGCCCTGGGTAGCACCTTCATTCTGGCTGGTTGCGCGGGAAATCCACCAACCGAGCAGTACGCAGTGACTCAGTCAGCCGTCAACAGTGCCGTCAGCGCTGGCGGGACCGAGTACGCCGCGGTAGAAACCAAGGCCGCTCAGGACAAACTCAAGCAAGCCGACCTGGCGATGCAGGAACACAAATACGACGAAGCCCGCCGTCTGGCCGAACAAGCCGAATGGGATGCTCGTGTAGCAGAGCGTAAATCGCAGGCCGCCAAGGCCGAGAAAGCCGTGCAGGATGCTCGTCAGGGCGTCGAAGAACTACGTGAAGAAGGCCTGCGTCAGGTGCAATAA
- the ppc gene encoding phosphoenolpyruvate carboxylase: MADIDARLREDVHLLGELLGNTIRDQRGAAFLDKIERIRKGAKAGRRGSAAGAEQLSSSVDSLDDDELLPVARAFNQFLNLANIAEQYQLMRRRDDTQPQPFEARVLPELLDRLKAEGHSPDALARQLGKLEIELVLTAHPTEVARRTLIQKYDAIAAQLAALDHRDLNSIEREQITSRLQRLIAEAWHTEEIRRIRPTPVDEAKWGFAVIEHSLWHAIPSYLRKADQALQAATGLHLPLEAAPIRFASWMGGDRDGNPNVTASVTREVLLLARWMAADLFLRDVDQLAADLSMQQASDALRASVGESAEPYRAELKRLRERLRATRNWANASLTAPQPAPDAVLHDNRELLEPLMLCFQSLHDCGMGVIADGPLLDCLRRAVTFGLFLVRLDVRQDSSRHCAAMTEITDYLGLGRYEDWDEPTRIDFLLRELNNRRPLLPAHFKPAADTAEVLATCRVVAAAPAASLGSYVISMAGAASDVLAVQLLLKEAGLQRSMRVVPLFETLADLDNAGPVIERLLGLPGYRSRLHGPQEVMIGYSDSAKDAGTTAAAWAQYRAQEKLVEICREQQVELLLFHGRGGTVGRGGGPAHAAILSQPPGSVAGRFRTTEQGEMIRFKFGLPDIAEQNLNLYLAAVLEATLLPPPLPEPSWRKMMDQMATDGVNAYRAVVRENPEFVEYFSQATPEQELGRLPLGSRPAKRRAGGVESLRAIPWIFAWTQTRLMLPAWLGWEAALSKALERGEGDVLAQMREQWPFFRTRIDMLEMVLAKADSDIAQLYDDRLVSAELQHLGAHLRGLLSQACKVVLGLTGQQQLLAHSPETLEFISLRNTYLDPLHLLQAELLARSRYRESSLDSPLELALLVSVAGIAAGLRNTG, translated from the coding sequence ATGGCCGATATCGATGCGCGTTTGCGCGAAGACGTTCACTTGCTGGGCGAGCTTTTGGGAAACACGATTCGCGATCAGCGCGGGGCCGCCTTTCTCGACAAGATCGAGCGTATTCGCAAAGGGGCGAAGGCCGGCAGGCGAGGCTCTGCGGCGGGTGCCGAGCAGTTGAGCTCCAGTGTCGACAGCCTGGACGATGACGAGCTGTTACCCGTGGCGCGAGCGTTCAACCAGTTCCTGAACCTGGCCAATATCGCCGAGCAGTATCAATTGATGCGCCGTCGCGATGACACCCAGCCTCAGCCTTTCGAGGCCCGGGTTCTGCCTGAACTGCTTGATCGGCTCAAGGCTGAAGGCCACTCTCCCGATGCGCTGGCCCGCCAGTTGGGCAAGCTTGAAATCGAACTGGTACTTACTGCGCATCCCACCGAAGTGGCGCGCCGCACGCTGATCCAGAAATACGACGCCATTGCAGCGCAACTGGCGGCGCTGGACCATCGGGATCTCAATAGCATCGAGCGCGAGCAGATCACTTCCAGACTGCAACGACTGATCGCCGAAGCCTGGCACACCGAAGAAATCCGCCGTATTCGCCCTACGCCTGTCGATGAGGCCAAGTGGGGGTTTGCGGTCATCGAACATTCGCTCTGGCACGCGATTCCAAGCTATCTGCGCAAGGCCGATCAGGCGCTGCAAGCGGCTACCGGCCTGCATTTGCCACTGGAAGCGGCGCCGATCCGCTTTGCTTCGTGGATGGGCGGCGACCGGGATGGCAACCCCAATGTCACGGCCAGCGTTACCCGTGAAGTCCTGCTGCTGGCCCGCTGGATGGCGGCCGATCTGTTCCTGCGGGATGTGGATCAACTGGCTGCCGACCTTTCCATGCAGCAGGCCAGCGATGCCTTGCGCGCCAGCGTCGGTGAGAGCGCTGAACCCTATCGTGCTGAACTCAAGCGTTTGCGCGAACGTCTCAGGGCCACCCGAAACTGGGCCAATGCTTCGCTGACCGCGCCACAGCCTGCGCCGGATGCCGTGTTGCACGATAACCGTGAACTGCTTGAACCTCTCATGTTGTGCTTCCAGTCGCTGCATGACTGTGGAATGGGAGTGATCGCCGATGGCCCGTTGCTCGATTGCCTGCGTCGTGCGGTGACTTTCGGGCTTTTTCTGGTGCGTCTGGACGTGCGCCAGGATTCCAGCCGTCACTGCGCGGCCATGACCGAAATCACCGACTATCTGGGCCTGGGTCGTTACGAGGACTGGGATGAGCCGACGCGCATCGATTTCCTGCTGCGTGAATTGAATAACCGTCGTCCCTTGCTTCCCGCTCATTTCAAACCGGCTGCCGACACCGCCGAAGTTCTGGCAACGTGCCGCGTCGTGGCGGCTGCACCGGCGGCTTCGCTGGGTTCTTACGTGATCTCCATGGCCGGTGCCGCATCGGACGTGCTCGCGGTACAACTGCTGCTCAAGGAAGCTGGCCTGCAACGGTCTATGCGCGTGGTGCCGCTGTTCGAGACCCTGGCTGACCTGGATAATGCGGGGCCTGTGATCGAGCGGCTTCTTGGGCTGCCGGGTTATCGCTCGCGGCTGCACGGCCCGCAGGAAGTGATGATCGGCTATTCGGATTCCGCCAAGGATGCCGGCACCACTGCCGCGGCCTGGGCGCAGTACCGGGCGCAGGAAAAACTGGTGGAAATCTGCCGCGAGCAGCAAGTCGAACTGCTGTTGTTCCATGGCCGTGGAGGCACCGTCGGGCGCGGTGGTGGTCCGGCTCATGCGGCGATTCTGTCGCAACCGCCGGGTTCGGTTGCGGGGCGTTTCCGCACGACCGAACAGGGTGAGATGATTCGTTTCAAATTCGGCCTGCCTGACATTGCCGAGCAGAACCTCAACCTTTATCTGGCTGCCGTTCTGGAAGCGACCCTGCTGCCACCTCCTTTGCCTGAGCCGTCCTGGCGGAAAATGATGGATCAGATGGCCACCGACGGGGTGAATGCCTACCGGGCCGTTGTGCGGGAAAACCCCGAGTTCGTCGAGTACTTCAGTCAGGCCACGCCCGAGCAGGAACTGGGTCGCCTGCCGCTGGGCAGTCGCCCGGCCAAGCGTCGTGCGGGTGGTGTCGAAAGCCTGCGGGCCATCCCGTGGATCTTCGCCTGGACCCAGACGCGCCTGATGCTGCCTGCCTGGCTCGGTTGGGAAGCCGCCCTGAGCAAGGCTCTGGAACGCGGCGAGGGTGACGTGCTGGCGCAGATGCGCGAGCAGTGGCCATTCTTCCGCACCCGCATCGATATGCTGGAAATGGTGCTGGCCAAGGCCGACTCGGACATCGCCCAGCTCTACGATGACCGTCTGGTGAGCGCTGAACTGCAGCATTTGGGTGCGCATTTGCGCGGCCTATTGTCGCAGGCGTGCAAGGTTGTCCTAGGCCTCACCGGGCAGCAGCAACTGCTGGCCCATAGTCCGGAGACCCTGGAATTCATCAGTCTGCGCAACACGTATCTGGACCCGCTGCATCTGTTGCAGGCCGAGCTTCTGGCGCGCTCCCGGTATCGTGAGTCCAGCCTGGACAGTCCTCTGGAACTGGCTTTACTGGTGTCTGTTGCAGGTATTGCAGCCGGATTGCGCAATACCGGCTGA
- a CDS encoding extensin-like domain-containing protein, with the protein MRIFLLVLLLCAAAVMAVWRGWVDVPPQWNPWAPLDVQVEPNLLTPFKLARLKDDPALCDLALGSSSLRYSRQADSDPSARCPLQNTLRIQGGDIALSSSFLASCPLAVAYALFDIHTLQPTAQTVFGQRVARIDHLGSFACRNIYNRANSRLSQHATANALDIASFRLADGQRINLLKDWSDEGDKGRFLRLVRDGACKNFSTVLGPEYNAAHRDHFHLDMGLWQVCR; encoded by the coding sequence ATGCGGATTTTTCTGCTGGTCCTGTTGCTGTGTGCGGCAGCTGTGATGGCGGTCTGGCGAGGCTGGGTCGATGTTCCGCCGCAGTGGAACCCATGGGCGCCTCTGGATGTTCAAGTTGAGCCCAACCTGCTGACGCCCTTCAAGCTGGCGCGGTTGAAGGATGATCCGGCGCTGTGCGATCTGGCGCTGGGCTCATCGAGCCTGCGTTACAGCCGTCAGGCCGACAGCGACCCGTCTGCCCGATGTCCCTTGCAGAACACCTTGCGCATACAGGGCGGCGACATTGCCTTGAGCAGCAGCTTCCTGGCCAGTTGCCCGCTGGCCGTTGCCTACGCCCTGTTCGACATCCACACCTTGCAGCCTACGGCCCAGACGGTTTTTGGCCAGCGCGTCGCACGGATCGATCACCTGGGCAGTTTCGCCTGTCGCAATATCTATAACCGCGCCAATAGCCGCCTCAGCCAGCACGCCACCGCCAATGCTCTGGACATCGCCAGTTTTCGTCTGGCTGACGGGCAGAGAATCAATCTGCTCAAGGACTGGAGCGACGAAGGCGACAAGGGGCGTTTTCTGAGGCTGGTGCGCGACGGCGCCTGCAAGAATTTCAGCACGGTGCTGGGGCCGGAATACAACGCGGCGCATCGCGATCATTTTCATCTGGATATGGGGTTGTGGCAGGTGTGTCGTTAG
- the adk gene encoding adenylate kinase, which produces MRVILLGAPGAGKGTQAKFITEKFGIPQVSTGDMLRAAVKAGTELGLKAKSVMDSGGLVSDDLIIGLIKDRLEQPDCKNGVLFDGFPRTIPQAEALLKAGLDIDHVLEIAVDDEEIVQRMSGRRVHEGSGRIYHVQHNPPKVEGVDDVTGEPLVQRKDDVEETVRHRLSVYHAQTKPLVAFYSELSKKNGKPKCSHIEGVGSVDAITAKVLAALT; this is translated from the coding sequence ATGCGCGTGATTCTGCTGGGAGCTCCTGGAGCCGGTAAAGGTACTCAGGCAAAATTCATCACTGAAAAATTCGGCATCCCGCAGGTTTCGACTGGCGATATGCTGCGCGCAGCGGTCAAGGCCGGCACTGAACTGGGCCTGAAGGCCAAAAGTGTCATGGACTCGGGTGGCCTGGTTTCCGATGACCTGATCATCGGCCTGATCAAGGATCGCCTGGAACAGCCTGACTGCAAGAACGGCGTATTGTTCGATGGTTTCCCGCGCACCATTCCTCAGGCTGAAGCCCTGTTGAAGGCAGGTCTGGACATCGACCATGTGCTGGAAATCGCCGTTGATGACGAGGAGATTGTCCAGCGCATGTCGGGCCGTCGCGTCCATGAAGGTTCCGGCCGTATCTACCATGTGCAGCACAATCCGCCGAAGGTTGAAGGTGTTGACGACGTCACTGGCGAGCCTCTGGTTCAGCGCAAGGACGATGTCGAAGAAACCGTGCGCCATCGCTTGTCGGTCTATCACGCACAGACCAAGCCGCTGGTTGCGTTCTACAGCGAACTGAGCAAGAAGAATGGCAAGCCCAAGTGCAGCCATATCGAAGGTGTCGGTTCCGTGGATGCGATCACCGCCAAGGTGCTTGCTGCATTGACCTGA
- a CDS encoding class I SAM-dependent methyltransferase, whose amino-acid sequence MSEQQAGSRIRVEALTVSGQDQASQWAQRLNLPLQDEQADFALQVSDDGLQLQQLGDDVPGPVRVDFVEGAVAHRRLFGGGSGQMIAKAVGIQPGVRPRVLDATAGLGKDAFVLASLGCEMSLIERQPIIAALLEDGLLRGRHDADVGGIIAQMRLLTGNSIELIRAWEGEPPQVIYLDPMFPHREKTALVKKEMRLFRPLVGDDMDAPALLEAALALATHRVVVKRPRKAPCIAGPKPGYALDGKSSRYDIYPKKALKS is encoded by the coding sequence ATGAGTGAGCAGCAAGCGGGCAGCCGTATACGGGTCGAAGCCCTGACGGTGAGCGGACAGGATCAGGCATCGCAGTGGGCGCAGCGTCTGAACCTGCCTTTGCAGGATGAGCAGGCCGACTTTGCCCTGCAAGTGAGCGACGATGGCCTGCAATTGCAGCAACTGGGCGATGATGTTCCAGGCCCTGTGCGAGTGGACTTTGTCGAGGGCGCTGTGGCCCATCGCCGTCTGTTCGGCGGTGGCAGCGGGCAGATGATTGCCAAGGCCGTCGGTATTCAACCGGGTGTGCGGCCAAGGGTGCTTGATGCCACGGCAGGCTTGGGCAAGGATGCGTTCGTGCTGGCCAGCCTGGGCTGTGAAATGAGCCTGATCGAGCGTCAGCCGATCATTGCTGCCCTGCTGGAAGATGGTTTGCTGCGCGGTCGTCATGATGCCGATGTGGGTGGCATTATCGCGCAGATGCGTCTGCTGACCGGCAACTCCATCGAGCTGATCCGTGCCTGGGAAGGCGAGCCTCCGCAGGTGATCTACCTCGACCCCATGTTCCCCCATCGCGAAAAGACCGCGCTGGTGAAAAAGGAAATGCGCCTGTTCCGTCCCCTGGTGGGCGATGACATGGACGCACCGGCCTTGCTGGAGGCCGCCCTGGCTCTGGCGACCCACCGCGTAGTGGTCAAGCGTCCGCGCAAGGCTCCCTGCATCGCAGGCCCGAAACCGGGGTATGCGCTGGATGGCAAATCCAGCCGTTATGACATCTACCCGAAGAAAGCGCTCAAGAGCTGA